The following is a genomic window from Atribacterota bacterium.
AGTAAGTTCTACAGTTGATTCTTGCTCACCATTAGTTTCCTGGTCAGAAATCTGTTCCTGTTCCTGGGCAAATATGGGAATTGATAAAATCATTATCATTAATGCGAAAAAAAACAATGTAAATATTTCTATATTTATTCTTCTCTTCATCTTCTTATTCCCGTCCTCCTTTTTTTTATGGGAAGTTCCAGCATCAGCATTTGAAATTAATCTGATAAAATTTTAAATGCTGATAATTGAACCAATGTCTTCCATTTTAATAAAACTTAAATAATCATAATTTCATAACCACTGTCACCCTCTTAAACATCTCAATTTGAGTCATTTCTATATTGGAGGAAAGACCTCCGGCAATAATATAATGATCATCAACCTGCATTTCTACTATATCTTCACTGAAAATCTTCTCTGCCTCTGATTGCCAGAGAATTTTTTCTCCTTTTAATGAGTCGCCATTTGAGTTTGATATTACAACATCACCTTTCAACTCCATATCCTTTGTTTGCATATCTGCCACGCAACTGTTTGCCGAAATTGTTAACTCCGGCTCCTCATCTTTATAAATAATCATTTCTTTTATATTTTCAAAAACAGTGGTATTTCTATCTTCACCTATAGTAATACTATCTGCTTCTATGAGCCATTCCTTTTTTTCATCCTTAATACCAATAACCTGTCCCTGTTTCATACTGACAGGCGGCTCATCAACAATAACATCCTCAATCGCCTGCTCCAGGGCCTCATCAGATGATAATTTTTCTCCGGGCTCTTGTTTTCGGCTGTTAAGGTACAATACCAGAACTACACCGGCAATTATCAAAAAAAT
Proteins encoded in this region:
- the lptC gene encoding LPS export ABC transporter periplasmic protein LptC, translating into MKNNRKALLIFIFLIIAGVVLVLYLNSRKQEPGEKLSSDEALEQAIEDVIVDEPPVSMKQGQVIGIKDEKKEWLIEADSITIGEDRNTTVFENIKEMIIYKDEEPELTISANSCVADMQTKDMELKGDVVISNSNGDSLKGEKILWQSEAEKIFSEDIVEMQVDDHYIIAGGLSSNIEMTQIEMFKRVTVVMKL